A region of the Candidatus Caldatribacterium sp. genome:
CACAGGGAAGAAAGGTCGGGAAACCATTCCCCGAAGCGCTCCATCACCTGGTAAACTTGAACCTTTGGGAAAAGGCCACTCTTTTTCAGGTACTCTGCCACAATCTCCCCTATGGGGAGCGGTTTACGCATCCTCGATTCTCCCCTCGCACACCCTGAAAATCCTGGCTCCACGCTCTGCAAATTCCCGGGCTATGTCCTCCTCAGTCGTCGTGAGGAACACCTGGTCCCCTGAGAAGACACACGAAGAGAGGAATGCCTTCCTCTGCGCATCAAGGCCCGGGAATGCGTCGTCCAAAAGGAGCACCGGATTCTCTTTCCGTATCCATTGTACCACAGCCTTCTCCGCCATGCGTAACGCTAAAACGACACTCTTCTTCTCCCCAAAAGAGGCGAATTCCCGAACGTCTCGCTTTCCGAGGAGAAAGGAAATCTCATCCCGGTGGGGGCCAAAGAGAGTCATTCCCCGCTCCCACTCCTCTTTCTGCAGGGCCTTTGCAGCTTTCGCAAGGCCCTCCCGAACCCCCTCTCGCAAGCTGTAGCCCTTCGACTCGTAGCGCACCTCAAGAGGCTCGTCGTTCCCCGAGATATCCCGGTACGCCCGGGAGAGAAAAGGAACAAAGAGCCGGAGGTACCGGAGACGCTCTTCAACAATCCTTGCGCCAAGGGCTACAAGCTGCTCTCCGTAGACAGCAACGAGCCCTTCGTCCTTTTTTTCTCTAAGAAGGAGATTCCGCTGGGTAAGAATCCGTTCGTAGTCTCCCAAAAGAGCCTCAAACTGGGGAGAAAGGAAACTTATCGCCCGATCGATGAAGTCCCGCCGCTTCTTCGGCTCGCCCTCGGCAAGGGCAAGGTCCTCGGGAAAGGACCCCACAAGAGGAAGGGATACACGCTTCCTCTCAACTTTCCCATCCCTCCGCCATTCCCGCTTTCCTCCCTTTCTCAAGACCACCTGTCGCACAAAGAACGAGCTCCCTTCCACAAAGCGAGCAGCCAAAGCGGCGGAATCCTCTCCGAAGCTGATGAGCTCCTCATCGCGGGAGGAAAAGGGAGAAAAACCCCGGGCCACAAGAAAGAGAGCCTCAAGGAAATTCGTCTTTCCCTGAGCGTTACCCCCAAAGAGGACAAAAACCCCTTGCCCTAAGGAGAGACGGACCTCCCGGAGGTTTCGAAACCGCAGAAGGGTAACCGCCTCAAAATGCACTGGGGGCCGTCACGCTCCCTGGAGTCGGACGGGCATGAGCACGTATTCAAAGGAACCCGAGGCCCCCGAAAGACGCGCCGGAGCAAGCTCCCCTGAAAGACCAATCTCCACCCGCTCGTCTTTCACAGCCCGAAGCGCTTCAAGAAGGTACCGAGTGTTGAAGGCCACCTTGAGGTGGGTACCCTCTGTGACACCACTCACCTCTTCCTCGGCAATCCCGACATCG
Encoded here:
- a CDS encoding DNA replication/repair protein RecF — encoded protein: MHFEAVTLLRFRNLREVRLSLGQGVFVLFGGNAQGKTNFLEALFLVARGFSPFSSRDEELISFGEDSAALAARFVEGSSFFVRQVVLRKGGKREWRRDGKVERKRVSLPLVGSFPEDLALAEGEPKKRRDFIDRAISFLSPQFEALLGDYERILTQRNLLLREKKDEGLVAVYGEQLVALGARIVEERLRYLRLFVPFLSRAYRDISGNDEPLEVRYESKGYSLREGVREGLAKAAKALQKEEWERGMTLFGPHRDEISFLLGKRDVREFASFGEKKSVVLALRMAEKAVVQWIRKENPVLLLDDAFPGLDAQRKAFLSSCVFSGDQVFLTTTEEDIAREFAERGARIFRVCEGRIEDA